From the genome of Verrucomicrobiia bacterium, one region includes:
- a CDS encoding secondary thiamine-phosphate synthase enzyme YjbQ, producing MSRQAFHELSLSTRGRGLYEITSEVIAWIEAGGFQNGLVTLLLRHTSASLLIQENADPDVRTDLEHFFAQLVRDGDRRWVHNCEGPDDMPAHIRTALTSVNLSLPLQQGRLTLGVWQGIYVWEHRHAPHARKVSLHYLGD from the coding sequence ATGAGCCGCCAGGCCTTTCACGAATTATCCCTCAGCACGCGCGGACGTGGTTTGTATGAAATCACGTCTGAAGTGATCGCTTGGATCGAGGCCGGGGGCTTTCAAAACGGACTGGTGACGCTGCTGCTGCGGCATACTTCGGCTTCGTTGTTGATTCAGGAGAACGCCGATCCGGACGTGCGAACGGATTTGGAACATTTCTTCGCGCAACTGGTGCGGGATGGCGACCGCCGGTGGGTTCATAATTGCGAAGGTCCCGACGATATGCCGGCGCATATTCGAACGGCGTTGACGTCGGTGAATCTCAGTCTGCCCCTGCAGCAAGGTCGGCTGACCTTGGGCGTCTGGCAGGGGATTTACGTTTGGGAACACCGCCACGCGCCGCACGCGCGGAAGGTCAGTTTGCATTACCTGGGTGATTGA
- a CDS encoding response regulator — MADSTDETIKPRKRGTLLIVDDEVGVRESLRVAFQGDYTIHLAADGPAAIEIVQKERIEVAILDIRMEGMSGVDVLERIKFIDPTIEAVMITAFETTDTIRRALKLRACDYLNKPYDLADMRAAVANAMQRRTLDTVILNNNEKLQKLYEELQREKVEGQIAQGRNDIYASVIHDINNPLTVISGSLQLIHQRLGSGDSVDAETLTFVKDRLRIVTRQVTNCVEIARRYLSFLRRRPDEFTHISVNQLLADLESLLKLHSSMTGNELEVQPLAQNLAVKMNGTDLIQLLQNLTVNALQASSHAHRVRLAGSALSEPLALEQFKDGPGERCLNVENFRNVPPLVKLTVSDNGPGIPFEILPRIFEPRFSTKDARHGTGLGLNIVSRLVKEGNGVLQVKTVPGEGTTFIIYLPAAPVLA, encoded by the coding sequence ATGGCTGATTCCACAGATGAAACGATAAAGCCGCGCAAGCGGGGAACGCTGCTCATCGTAGATGATGAAGTCGGCGTGCGTGAATCCCTGCGCGTAGCGTTCCAGGGTGATTACACGATTCATCTGGCCGCTGACGGGCCGGCGGCGATTGAGATCGTTCAAAAAGAGCGGATTGAAGTCGCCATTCTGGATATTCGGATGGAAGGCATGTCGGGAGTGGACGTGCTCGAACGAATCAAGTTCATTGATCCCACCATCGAGGCGGTCATGATCACGGCGTTTGAAACCACGGACACCATCCGCCGGGCGCTGAAACTGCGCGCCTGTGATTATCTGAACAAGCCCTACGATCTGGCCGACATGCGCGCCGCCGTGGCGAACGCCATGCAACGTCGGACCTTGGACACCGTCATCCTTAACAACAACGAGAAGCTGCAAAAACTATACGAAGAATTGCAGCGGGAGAAGGTGGAGGGCCAGATCGCCCAGGGCCGAAATGACATTTACGCCAGCGTCATCCATGACATCAACAATCCGTTGACGGTGATTTCCGGTTCGCTCCAACTCATCCACCAACGGCTCGGATCGGGAGATTCCGTGGATGCCGAGACGCTGACGTTTGTCAAAGATCGGTTGCGGATTGTGACCCGGCAGGTGACGAATTGCGTCGAAATTGCGCGTCGCTACCTCAGCTTTTTGCGGCGCCGTCCGGACGAGTTCACGCACATTAGCGTCAATCAACTGTTGGCGGATCTCGAGTCGCTGCTGAAGCTACATTCCAGTATGACCGGCAATGAACTGGAAGTGCAGCCGCTCGCGCAGAATCTGGCCGTGAAAATGAACGGCACGGATTTGATCCAGTTGTTGCAGAACCTGACCGTGAATGCGCTGCAAGCGTCGTCCCACGCGCACCGGGTTCGCCTTGCGGGCAGCGCCTTGTCCGAACCGCTGGCGTTGGAACAATTCAAGGATGGTCCGGGCGAGCGTTGTCTCAATGTGGAGAATTTTCGCAATGTCCCGCCACTGGTGAAATTGACGGTCAGCGATAACGGCCCCGGAATTCCGTTCGAGATTTTACCTCGGATTTTTGAGCCGCGCTTTAGTACCAAGGACGCGCGTCATGGCACCGGTCTGGGCTTGAACATCGTATCGCGCCTGGTCAAGGAAGGGAACGGCGTGCTCCAGGTGAAAACCGTGCCGGGAGAGGGAACGACTTTTATCATTTATCTGCCGGCCGCGCCGGTACTCGCTTAA